A single Reinekea thalattae DNA region contains:
- a CDS encoding S1/P1 nuclease yields MAWCTDRRQLCFHWLSGRKAQSQRVIAALGLSLAPALFAFEQSGHQMVAQLMIPYLNSGAQAEMQRLLGDNWQRSLVRNAASVEAEMTRPSKPHLRALQFTLFDVDDEGFDPAKHCPNAVCSVGAILESEQVLQISSYSVREKREALQYLMHYTLELHIPMNSGLIRDEGGQKIFLDGESLQPINLSFIWNYDLYRRLDAHWFGFAQELYREMRAMEDLDSWVESDRPQDWAYETNRIAVEQAYPLAAEGRYSAELMNEGQKILELQLMKAAYRTAFLLNKMHPEPTELMTQEDSE; encoded by the coding sequence GTGGCTTGGTGTACTGATCGTCGTCAGCTTTGCTTTCATTGGCTATCTGGCCGAAAAGCACAGTCGCAAAGAGTAATCGCAGCCCTTGGGCTGAGCTTAGCTCCAGCACTGTTTGCGTTTGAACAAAGTGGCCACCAGATGGTGGCACAGCTGATGATTCCTTACCTGAACAGCGGTGCTCAGGCAGAAATGCAGCGCCTGCTTGGTGATAATTGGCAGCGCAGTCTGGTGCGTAATGCGGCTTCGGTAGAAGCTGAAATGACGCGACCATCTAAGCCACACCTTCGAGCTTTGCAGTTCACCCTATTCGATGTTGATGACGAGGGTTTCGACCCTGCTAAGCATTGTCCTAATGCGGTCTGTTCGGTTGGTGCCATTTTAGAGTCAGAGCAAGTCTTGCAGATCAGTTCGTACTCGGTTCGGGAAAAACGCGAAGCGCTGCAATATTTAATGCATTACACCTTAGAGCTGCACATTCCAATGAATAGCGGGCTTATTCGTGACGAAGGTGGCCAAAAGATCTTTTTGGATGGTGAATCGTTACAGCCTATTAACCTGTCGTTTATTTGGAACTATGACCTGTATCGACGGTTAGATGCGCACTGGTTCGGTTTTGCTCAAGAACTGTATCGCGAAATGCGCGCCATGGAAGATTTAGATAGCTGGGTCGAATCCGACAGGCCTCAAGATTGGGCTTACGAAACCAACCGTATAGCCGTTGAGCAAGCTTATCCGTTGGCTGCCGAAGGCCGTTATTCCGCCGAGTTAATGAACGAAGGCCAGAAAATATTGGAACTGCAATTGATGAAGGCGGCCTATAGAACGGCTTTTTTACTCAATAAAATGCATCCTGAGCCGACAGAGTTAATGACGCAGGAAGATAGTGAATAA
- a CDS encoding DUF3392 family protein, with protein MITDLLVQFSDFFRPHLTFISSALIATILTIYGGHLNKAIWALVGNAHFVIRTLVFVALCTFGYGAIAVYCLPIVEELFLFSGHMWLGVLIVVSFAFIGYLAEKHSRKE; from the coding sequence ATGATTACTGATTTACTGGTACAGTTTTCGGATTTCTTCCGACCGCATTTAACCTTTATATCGTCAGCTCTTATTGCAACCATCTTGACGATCTACGGCGGGCATTTGAATAAAGCCATTTGGGCTTTAGTAGGAAATGCTCATTTTGTTATACGAACCTTGGTCTTTGTCGCTTTATGTACGTTTGGATACGGCGCTATCGCTGTTTATTGCTTACCTATAGTCGAAGAACTGTTTCTGTTCTCCGGTCACATGTGGCTTGGTGTACTGATCGTCGTCAGCTTTGCTTTCATTGGCTATCTGGCCGAAAAGCACAGTCGCAAAGAGTAA